The proteins below are encoded in one region of Methanosarcina barkeri 3:
- the ilvC gene encoding ketol-acid reductoisomerase gives MATIIYDNETTFDALKDKTIAIMGYGSQGHAHARNLHESGLNVIVGLRNGSSSWAKAESDGLKVMTVAEAAKAADVIMILLPDEKQASVYYSEIEPNLKPGNALAFAHGFNIHYSQIVPPKNVDVFMAAPKGPGHIVRRTYTEGIGVPALIAVYQDATGNAREIALSYAKGIGATRAGVYETTFREETETDLFGEQVDLCGGLASLIKTAFETLVEAGYQPEMAYFETCHEVKLIVDLIYEGGLERMWHSVSNTAEYGGMTVGPRIINDESRKAMQEALKRIQNGEFAKEFVLEGMVNHPVLKAMERQEKEHQLEVVGKQIRANIPWLNKKIDDD, from the coding sequence ATGGCAACTATAATTTATGATAACGAAACTACTTTTGATGCACTTAAGGACAAAACTATTGCAATAATGGGCTATGGAAGCCAGGGCCATGCTCACGCCCGCAACCTCCATGAGTCAGGGCTTAATGTCATTGTCGGGCTCAGAAACGGCAGTTCAAGCTGGGCAAAAGCCGAAAGTGACGGCCTGAAAGTTATGACAGTGGCAGAAGCTGCAAAAGCCGCGGATGTTATCATGATCCTCCTTCCGGACGAAAAGCAGGCCTCTGTGTATTATTCTGAAATCGAGCCAAATCTGAAACCCGGTAACGCACTTGCTTTCGCACATGGTTTCAATATTCACTATAGCCAGATCGTCCCCCCAAAGAATGTTGATGTTTTCATGGCTGCCCCCAAAGGCCCTGGTCACATTGTAAGAAGAACCTATACCGAAGGCATCGGAGTGCCGGCTCTGATTGCAGTCTACCAGGATGCAACCGGAAACGCCAGGGAAATTGCTCTTTCATATGCCAAAGGGATCGGTGCAACCAGAGCAGGTGTCTATGAAACTACATTCCGTGAGGAAACCGAAACCGACCTTTTCGGAGAACAGGTTGACCTTTGCGGAGGACTTGCATCTCTGATCAAGACCGCTTTTGAAACGCTTGTTGAAGCAGGATACCAGCCCGAAATGGCCTATTTCGAAACCTGCCATGAAGTCAAGCTCATTGTGGACCTTATCTATGAAGGCGGACTTGAGAGAATGTGGCACTCTGTTTCCAATACTGCAGAATACGGAGGCATGACAGTCGGCCCCAGAATTATTAATGATGAGTCTCGTAAAGCCATGCAGGAAGCCCTGAAGAGAATTCAGAACGGAGAGTTTGCCAAGGAATTCGTGCTCGAAGGCATGGTCAACCATCCAGTACTCAAAGCCATGGAACGCCAGGAAAAGGAACACCAGCTTGAAGTCGTCGGAAAGCAGATCCGTGCAAACATCCCCTGGCTCAACAAGAAGATTGATGATGACTGA
- a CDS encoding (R)-citramalate synthase: MLFENVRFLDTTLRDGEQTPGVALTKDKKLLIAQALDEIGVSIIEAGSAITSEGERESIKAVANAGLDAEICSYCRIVKSDIDRALECDVDSIHLVAPVSDLHIRTKIKKDRDSVRQIAAEVTEYAKDHGLIVELSGEDASRADPEFLKAIYADGIAAGADRLCFCDTVGLLVPERAKEIFRDLSSSLKAPISIHCHNDFGFATANTVAALAAGAKQAHVTINGLGERAGNASLEEVVMSLEWLYKYDTGIKHEMIYRTSRLVSRLTGIPVSPNKPLVGGNAFTHEAGIHVHGLLADKATYEPMSPEYIGRQRQIVLGKHAGRSSVTLALKEMGLAADDTQIEEIFNRVKQIGDQGKHITDADLQTIAENVLDIYKEPLVKLEEFTIVSGNRVTPTASIKLNVKDKDIVQAGIGNGPVDAVINAIRRAVSSCAEDIILEEYHVDSITGGTDALVEVRVKLSKDGKVVTASGARTDIIMASVEAVMNGMNRLIRAE; this comes from the coding sequence ATATTATTCGAAAATGTCCGCTTTCTGGATACCACTTTGAGAGATGGTGAACAAACACCTGGTGTTGCCCTTACAAAGGACAAGAAACTCTTAATCGCCCAAGCACTTGATGAGATTGGAGTCTCAATAATCGAGGCCGGTTCTGCAATCACTTCCGAAGGTGAAAGGGAGTCTATCAAGGCTGTTGCAAATGCAGGTCTTGATGCTGAAATTTGCAGTTATTGCAGGATTGTAAAGTCCGATATTGACCGTGCTCTGGAATGTGACGTTGACTCTATCCACCTTGTAGCACCTGTTTCGGACCTTCATATAAGGACGAAAATCAAAAAGGATAGGGATTCAGTACGGCAGATCGCAGCTGAAGTAACCGAGTATGCCAAGGATCACGGCCTGATTGTGGAACTGAGCGGAGAAGATGCTTCGCGTGCAGACCCTGAATTTCTAAAGGCTATCTATGCCGACGGAATAGCTGCAGGTGCTGACAGGTTATGCTTCTGTGATACTGTAGGCCTTCTGGTACCTGAAAGGGCAAAAGAAATTTTTAGGGATCTATCTTCCTCCCTGAAAGCTCCTATCAGCATTCATTGTCACAATGATTTCGGTTTTGCAACTGCAAATACGGTTGCTGCCCTGGCTGCAGGAGCAAAACAGGCCCATGTAACTATTAACGGGTTAGGAGAAAGAGCTGGAAACGCATCCCTTGAAGAAGTAGTAATGAGCCTGGAATGGCTCTACAAGTACGATACAGGTATCAAACACGAGATGATCTACCGGACTTCAAGGCTTGTAAGCCGGCTTACAGGAATTCCCGTATCGCCAAATAAGCCTCTTGTAGGCGGAAATGCGTTCACTCACGAAGCAGGAATTCATGTTCACGGTCTTCTGGCTGATAAGGCAACCTATGAGCCTATGAGCCCTGAATACATCGGAAGGCAGCGTCAGATCGTACTTGGAAAACATGCAGGACGTAGCTCGGTTACCCTTGCCTTAAAAGAAATGGGGCTTGCAGCTGACGATACCCAGATCGAAGAAATTTTCAACCGGGTCAAGCAGATTGGTGACCAGGGAAAACATATAACCGATGCTGACCTCCAGACTATCGCGGAAAACGTACTTGATATCTACAAAGAACCCCTGGTAAAACTGGAAGAGTTTACAATTGTATCCGGGAACCGGGTGACTCCAACGGCGTCGATAAAACTTAACGTAAAAGATAAAGATATAGTACAGGCAGGAATCGGAAACGGACCTGTAGATGCCGTAATCAACGCAATCCGGAGAGCTGTAAGTTCCTGTGCGGAAGATATTATTCTTGAAGAATACCACGTAGACTCGATCACTGGCGGAACCGATGCCCTTGTAGAAGTAAGAGTAAAACTTTCCAAGGATGGGAAGGTAGTTACCGCAAGCGGAGCCAGGACGGACATTATTATGGCGTCGGTAGAGGCTGTAATGAACGGTATGAACCGCCTTATACGAGCTGAGTGA
- a CDS encoding acetolactate synthase large subunit produces MTTGSTEKVNGARALIKCLEEEGVDTIFGYPGGQIIPFYNELYDSNLRHILVRHEQAAAHAADGYARATGKTGVCVSTSGPGATNLVTGIATAYMDSVPVVALTGQVPTFLIGNDAFQEADITGITQPITKHNYLIQDAKELPRVVKEAFHIASTGRPGPVLIDLPKDVQNAEIDFYYPDKVELRGYKPTYKGNTQQIKRAAEEIANSCMPIIYAGGGVISSNASAELVELAETINAPVTTTLMGIGSIPTEHPLYVGMLGMHGSKYANYAIQESDLIIAVGARFDDRVTGKLESFAPNARVIHIDVDPAEISKNVKVHIPIVGDARQILRSLNKHIKRCNSEKWVEKIKQWKKEYPLTYKQMSPDIIMPQFVIEQISKACKDAIIVTEVGQHQMWAAQFFKYKEPRTFITSGGLGTMGYGFPAAIGAKVGKPDKTVINIAGDGSFQMNSQELATAVQNDIPVVSVILNNGYLGMVRQWQELFYDRRYSHTYIKGSVDFVKLAEAYGALGLRAEKPSEVRPAIEEAVRSCMPAVVEVIVECEANVYPMVPAGAAINEILDIEEHADTPCPMPNLRKVKVDGVLDLEEQ; encoded by the coding sequence ATGACAACCGGGTCAACAGAAAAAGTTAATGGCGCAAGGGCTCTGATAAAGTGCCTGGAAGAAGAAGGGGTTGATACCATCTTCGGATATCCGGGAGGGCAGATCATTCCCTTCTATAACGAACTTTATGATTCGAATCTGCGCCATATACTTGTGCGCCACGAACAGGCAGCAGCTCATGCTGCGGACGGGTACGCCCGTGCAACTGGAAAGACCGGGGTCTGCGTATCCACCTCAGGTCCCGGAGCAACCAACCTGGTAACAGGGATTGCTACCGCATATATGGACTCAGTACCTGTTGTAGCCTTAACAGGGCAGGTCCCGACGTTCCTGATAGGAAATGATGCTTTCCAGGAAGCCGACATTACGGGAATTACCCAGCCCATTACCAAGCACAATTATCTCATACAGGATGCAAAAGAACTCCCGAGAGTTGTAAAAGAAGCCTTCCATATCGCTTCTACCGGAAGGCCTGGCCCGGTATTAATTGACCTTCCAAAGGATGTACAGAACGCGGAGATTGACTTTTACTATCCTGACAAAGTAGAACTTAGAGGGTACAAGCCAACTTACAAAGGTAATACTCAGCAGATCAAACGCGCTGCCGAGGAAATCGCAAACTCCTGTATGCCTATAATTTACGCAGGCGGTGGAGTGATAAGTTCTAATGCAAGCGCCGAGCTTGTGGAACTGGCTGAAACAATCAATGCTCCGGTTACAACCACCCTCATGGGAATAGGCTCAATTCCAACAGAACATCCACTATATGTCGGAATGCTTGGAATGCACGGGAGTAAATACGCAAACTATGCTATTCAGGAATCGGATCTCATCATCGCTGTGGGTGCAAGGTTCGATGACCGCGTGACCGGGAAACTCGAATCCTTTGCTCCCAATGCCAGGGTTATCCATATCGATGTCGACCCTGCAGAGATATCCAAAAATGTAAAGGTTCACATCCCAATAGTCGGAGATGCAAGGCAGATACTCAGATCTCTGAATAAACATATCAAGCGTTGTAATTCCGAAAAATGGGTCGAAAAGATAAAACAGTGGAAGAAGGAGTATCCGCTCACCTATAAACAGATGTCACCTGATATTATAATGCCTCAGTTTGTTATCGAGCAGATCTCTAAGGCCTGTAAGGATGCAATTATAGTTACCGAAGTCGGTCAGCACCAGATGTGGGCTGCTCAGTTCTTCAAGTATAAAGAGCCACGCACTTTTATTACATCAGGCGGACTCGGAACAATGGGATACGGTTTCCCGGCAGCTATAGGAGCAAAGGTCGGAAAGCCGGATAAAACGGTTATCAACATTGCAGGGGACGGGTCTTTCCAGATGAACTCTCAGGAGCTTGCAACGGCAGTCCAGAATGATATCCCGGTTGTTTCCGTAATTCTGAATAATGGTTATCTGGGCATGGTAAGACAGTGGCAGGAACTCTTCTATGATAGAAGATATTCTCATACTTACATCAAAGGTAGTGTTGACTTCGTCAAACTTGCCGAAGCCTACGGAGCCCTTGGACTGCGTGCGGAAAAGCCTTCCGAAGTAAGGCCTGCAATTGAAGAAGCTGTCAGGTCATGTATGCCCGCTGTTGTTGAAGTCATTGTTGAGTGCGAGGCAAATGTCTATCCTATGGTACCGGCAGGAGCTGCAATCAATGAAATCCTTGACATTGAAGAGCACGCAGATACTCCCTGCCCTATGCCCAATTTGCGTAAGGTAAAAGTTGATGGAGTTCTCGACCTGGAGGAACAGTGA
- a CDS encoding prefoldin subunit beta yields MTAELPPQVQNQIAQLQQIQQQIQALAMQKSQIEAMQKESKMALDELERLADDAVVYRNVGELVIKTNKGESITKLKDREETLSLRLQSISRQEERLTSRFKQLQEQIQQALGTRAQ; encoded by the coding sequence ATGACTGCAGAATTACCTCCTCAAGTTCAGAATCAGATAGCACAGCTTCAGCAAATACAGCAGCAGATACAGGCTCTGGCTATGCAAAAATCACAGATTGAAGCTATGCAAAAAGAGTCCAAAATGGCTCTTGATGAGCTAGAAAGACTCGCTGACGACGCAGTAGTCTACCGCAATGTAGGGGAGTTAGTAATAAAAACGAATAAGGGAGAGTCCATTACAAAACTTAAAGACAGGGAAGAAACTCTCTCACTCAGGCTTCAGTCTATTTCCAGACAGGAAGAAAGGCTCACATCTCGCTTTAAACAGCTTCAGGAGCAGATTCAACAAGCTTTAGGCACTAGAGCACAATAA
- the ilvN gene encoding acetolactate synthase small subunit — protein sequence MKHTLAVLVENKSGVLSRVASLFSRRGYNIDSLAVGVTEDPEISRMTIVVQGDDQVLEQVTKQLNKLVDVIKVSDIGVDDAVERELALIKVSADVTARAEIIQIANIFRARIVDVAPKSITVEVTGDEGKIDAIEKLLRQFGIKEMVRTGKIALVRGPKKV from the coding sequence ATGAAACACACACTTGCAGTTCTTGTGGAAAATAAGTCTGGAGTTCTCTCAAGGGTAGCCTCGCTTTTCTCAAGACGAGGATATAATATCGACAGCCTGGCTGTAGGAGTTACGGAAGACCCTGAGATTTCCAGAATGACTATTGTGGTTCAGGGAGACGATCAGGTCCTCGAGCAGGTTACAAAACAGCTGAACAAGCTTGTAGATGTTATTAAGGTCTCGGATATCGGAGTTGATGATGCAGTTGAAAGGGAACTTGCTCTCATCAAAGTATCTGCTGACGTAACTGCAAGAGCTGAAATTATCCAGATTGCAAATATATTCAGGGCAAGAATAGTGGACGTTGCTCCCAAATCCATAACTGTTGAAGTAACAGGAGATGAAGGAAAAATCGATGCAATTGAAAAACTCCTTCGACAGTTTGGGATCAAAGAAATGGTCCGAACAGGCAAGATTGCCCTGGTTCGTGGTCCAAAGAAGGTCTAA
- a CDS encoding nitroreductase family protein: MPLKGESKVINTILNRRSVREFTDKPVSKEDINIILDSGHWAPSGLNNQPWRFIVIRDQETIQKLSECTHYSGIVAGAPLLIATFLNNETSYNRTKDLEAIGAAIQNMLLTCCELGLGGVWLGEILNQKEKVNSILECPSDLELMAVLAIGEPVPKERTSTRRGLSEIVFDEKYGQKWGE; the protein is encoded by the coding sequence ATGCCATTAAAAGGAGAAAGCAAAGTTATTAACACTATCCTTAATAGACGGAGTGTCCGGGAGTTTACGGACAAACCTGTTAGCAAGGAAGATATCAACATAATCCTGGACTCAGGGCACTGGGCTCCTTCCGGATTGAATAACCAACCCTGGCGTTTCATTGTCATCCGGGACCAAGAAACCATCCAGAAACTCTCGGAATGCACGCATTACTCGGGTATCGTGGCAGGAGCTCCTCTGCTTATTGCTACTTTTCTGAACAATGAAACTTCTTACAACAGGACAAAAGATCTCGAGGCAATAGGAGCTGCAATCCAGAACATGCTCCTTACCTGCTGCGAACTTGGCCTTGGCGGGGTTTGGCTCGGAGAAATCCTGAATCAAAAAGAGAAAGTCAATTCCATTCTTGAATGTCCTTCCGATCTTGAGCTGATGGCAGTTCTTGCAATAGGAGAACCGGTTCCAAAGGAAAGAACTTCAACACGCAGAGGACTTTCCGAAATAGTATTTGATGAAAAATACGGCCAGAAATGGGGAGAGTAA
- a CDS encoding type II toxin-antitoxin system RelE/ParE family toxin, with protein MYRLQVKPEVQKVVEKLAKKDKKQVEIIFNKVNEILQDPHRYKNLRSPLNHWKRVHIDSHFVLIFSIDEKEKIVILEYYGHHDEVY; from the coding sequence ATGTATCGGTTACAGGTAAAACCCGAAGTTCAAAAAGTTGTTGAGAAGCTGGCAAAAAAGGATAAGAAGCAAGTTGAAATTATATTTAATAAGGTAAATGAGATTCTTCAGGACCCACATAGATATAAAAATTTGAGGTCTCCTCTCAATCACTGGAAAAGAGTTCATATTGACTCTCATTTTGTGTTGATTTTCTCTATAGATGAAAAGGAAAAAATTGTTATTCTGGAATATTACGGCCATCATGACGAAGTCTATTAA
- a CDS encoding M42 family metallopeptidase: MEKGGNLREIKSLLEKFTNAHGISGFEDDIRELLEKELEPYVDTMRRDCMGNLIALKKGEGPSIMLAAHMDEIGLMVRYIDDNGFLRFVGIGGWFDQTLLNQRVVLHGKKGSIPGVIGSKPPHVMKDEDRKKPVKLDDMFIDIGAKDREDAENLGIEIGTVASIDRNFVPLANGKVTSKAFDNRAGIVILIEVMKRLSKHKIEANVYAVGTVQEEVGLKGARTCAFGICPNVALALDTTIPGDHPGINKTDSSLELGKGPVVTVADASGRGLIAHPQVLKWLKETAAENDIPYQLGVGSGGTTDATSIHLTKEGIPTGTVSIATRYIHSPVEVLDTADIEACVSLIVKAIERVDKYFENC, translated from the coding sequence ATGGAAAAAGGCGGAAACCTTAGAGAGATAAAATCTCTGCTTGAAAAATTCACTAATGCCCATGGGATCTCAGGCTTTGAGGATGATATCCGAGAGCTTCTTGAAAAGGAACTTGAACCTTATGTTGATACCATGCGCAGAGACTGCATGGGAAACCTCATAGCTCTCAAAAAAGGAGAAGGCCCTTCCATAATGCTGGCTGCCCACATGGACGAAATCGGGCTCATGGTCAGGTATATTGATGATAACGGCTTCCTCAGGTTTGTCGGGATCGGAGGATGGTTTGACCAGACACTTCTTAACCAGAGAGTTGTGCTTCACGGTAAAAAAGGTTCAATTCCCGGAGTAATCGGATCAAAGCCTCCTCATGTAATGAAAGATGAAGACAGGAAAAAACCAGTGAAACTGGATGACATGTTCATCGATATAGGAGCAAAAGACAGGGAAGACGCTGAGAACCTCGGAATTGAGATAGGTACGGTAGCGTCTATTGACCGGAACTTTGTTCCCCTGGCAAACGGGAAAGTGACTTCAAAAGCCTTTGACAACCGTGCAGGCATCGTTATCCTTATTGAAGTTATGAAACGGCTTTCAAAACACAAAATCGAAGCAAATGTCTATGCCGTAGGTACCGTGCAGGAAGAGGTGGGACTTAAGGGAGCAAGAACCTGTGCCTTTGGAATTTGTCCAAATGTTGCGCTTGCTCTTGACACAACTATTCCCGGAGACCATCCCGGTATAAATAAAACCGATTCTTCCCTGGAACTCGGAAAAGGCCCTGTGGTTACTGTAGCCGATGCGTCCGGAAGAGGTCTTATAGCTCATCCGCAAGTTCTTAAGTGGCTTAAAGAAACTGCTGCTGAAAATGATATACCCTATCAGCTTGGAGTCGGTTCCGGAGGCACAACCGATGCAACCTCAATACACCTTACAAAAGAAGGTATCCCTACAGGTACGGTCAGCATAGCCACCCGATACATCCATTCCCCTGTTGAGGTCCTGGATACGGCAGATATTGAAGCATGCGTTTCCCTCATTGTAAAAGCAATAGAAAGGGTAGACAAATACTTTGAAAACTGTTAA
- a CDS encoding DUF2683 family protein — translation MVQAVIRIDEKTNRVLNIIKAKYGLKDKSAAIMHMAAEYEKELMEPELRPEFIEKAQEIMKQEPIDVGTIENWKKVLNS, via the coding sequence ATGGTTCAAGCAGTTATTCGAATTGATGAAAAAACAAATAGGGTTCTCAATATCATAAAAGCCAAATACGGCTTAAAAGACAAAAGTGCTGCTATCATGCATATGGCTGCTGAATATGAAAAAGAACTCATGGAACCTGAGCTTAGGCCTGAATTTATTGAAAAAGCCCAGGAAATCATGAAACAGGAACCTATAGATGTCGGAACAATTGAGAACTGGAAAAAAGTGCTTAATTCCTGA
- a CDS encoding acetolactate synthase large subunit, whose amino-acid sequence MTIGSLEKVTGARALIKGLEEEDVTTMFGYPGAALLHIYDELYDSNLRHVLVRHEQAAVHAADGYARVTGKTGVCMATSGPGATNLVTGIATAYMDSIPIVALTGQVPHSIIGNDSFQEADITGITLPITKHRYLVPEAKDLPRIVKEAFHIASTGRQGPVLIDMPKDVINGEFECNSIETVKLQGYKPTYRGNAQQIKKAAEEIANSCMPIIYAGGGVISSNASAELAELAETLMAPVTTTLMGISSIPAEHPLNLGMLGMHGSKYANYSVQGSDLIIAIGARFDDRVTGKLQSFAPNAKIIHIDIDPAEISKNVPAHIPIVGDAKIVLKSLIKHVKQCNSETWLEKINEWKREYPLTYEQGKSIKPQFVIEQISEACSNAIIVTEVGQHQMWAAQFFKYKEPRTFITSGGLGTMGYGFPAAIGAKVGRPDKTVINIAGDGSFQMNSRELATAVQNDIPVVSVILNNGYLGMVRQWQELFYDRRYSHTCIKGSVDFVKLAEAYGALGLRVEKPSEVRPAIKEAIASGRPSVIDITIECEENVSPMVPAGAAINEFIGPEGNK is encoded by the coding sequence ATGACAATAGGGTCACTAGAGAAAGTTACCGGCGCCAGGGCTTTGATAAAAGGCCTTGAAGAAGAGGATGTTACCACTATGTTTGGTTATCCTGGCGCAGCACTGCTCCATATATATGACGAACTTTATGATTCTAATCTTCGTCATGTACTTGTACGACATGAGCAGGCAGCTGTACATGCTGCAGACGGATATGCTCGTGTAACAGGCAAAACTGGAGTATGCATGGCTACCTCTGGCCCCGGAGCAACCAACTTAGTAACCGGAATTGCAACTGCTTATATGGATTCGATACCGATAGTCGCACTTACCGGACAGGTCCCTCACTCTATTATCGGGAACGATTCCTTTCAGGAAGCCGACATCACCGGAATCACTCTTCCCATTACAAAACACAGATATCTCGTACCTGAAGCAAAAGATCTGCCGCGAATAGTAAAAGAAGCCTTCCACATAGCCTCTACCGGAAGGCAGGGACCTGTACTGATCGATATGCCAAAGGATGTAATTAACGGGGAATTTGAATGCAATAGTATTGAAACCGTTAAACTTCAAGGGTATAAACCTACATATCGTGGAAATGCTCAGCAGATCAAAAAGGCAGCCGAAGAAATCGCAAATTCCTGTATGCCTATAATTTACGCAGGCGGTGGAGTGATAAGTTCTAATGCAAGCGCCGAACTTGCGGAACTGGCTGAAACCTTGATGGCACCAGTAACTACGACACTTATGGGCATAAGCTCGATTCCTGCCGAACACCCTCTGAACCTTGGAATGCTGGGAATGCATGGAAGCAAGTATGCAAACTACTCGGTTCAGGGGTCCGACCTTATCATCGCTATCGGTGCCAGATTTGATGATAGAGTTACTGGAAAACTCCAGTCCTTTGCTCCGAATGCGAAAATTATCCATATTGACATTGATCCTGCTGAGATCTCAAAGAACGTGCCTGCACATATTCCTATAGTAGGGGACGCAAAAATAGTTCTTAAGTCTCTGATTAAACATGTAAAACAGTGCAATTCCGAAACCTGGCTCGAGAAGATAAATGAGTGGAAGCGGGAATATCCTCTTACTTACGAGCAGGGAAAATCCATAAAACCTCAGTTTGTTATCGAACAGATTTCTGAAGCCTGTAGCAATGCAATTATAGTTACCGAAGTCGGTCAGCACCAGATGTGGGCTGCTCAGTTCTTCAAGTATAAAGAGCCACGCACTTTTATTACATCAGGCGGACTCGGAACAATGGGATACGGTTTTCCGGCAGCTATAGGAGCAAAGGTCGGAAGGCCGGATAAAACGGTTATCAACATTGCAGGAGACGGGTCTTTCCAGATGAACTCACGGGAGCTTGCAACTGCAGTCCAGAATGATATCCCGGTTGTTTCCGTAATTCTAAATAACGGTTATCTGGGCATGGTCAGACAGTGGCAGGAACTTTTCTACGATAGAAGATATTCTCACACCTGCATAAAAGGCAGCGTGGATTTTGTCAAACTTGCCGAAGCCTATGGTGCTCTGGGACTTAGGGTGGAAAAACCGTCCGAAGTAAGGCCTGCAATCAAAGAAGCTATTGCATCAGGGCGTCCATCAGTTATTGATATTACTATCGAATGTGAAGAAAACGTGTCTCCCATGGTGCCGGCAGGAGCAGCAATCAATGAATTCATTGGCCCGGAGGGAAACAAATGA
- the ilvN gene encoding acetolactate synthase small subunit — protein sequence MKKYTLAVLVENKSGVLAKVAGLFSKRGYNIDSLAVGVTEDPEISRMTIVVQGDDQVLEQVIKQFNKIIDVIKVSDIEEDDTVERELALIKVTADMTTRAEIIQIANIFRARIVDVARNSITVEVTGDESKIQAIEKLLRQFGIKEMARTGKIALVRGPKKV from the coding sequence ATGAAAAAGTATACCCTTGCGGTCCTGGTTGAAAACAAATCTGGAGTCCTGGCAAAAGTTGCCGGACTCTTTTCCAAGCGTGGATACAATATTGATAGCCTTGCCGTAGGCGTTACTGAAGACCCTGAGATTTCCAGAATGACTATTGTGGTTCAGGGAGATGATCAGGTCCTCGAACAGGTTATAAAACAATTTAATAAGATTATTGATGTGATCAAGGTTTCGGATATTGAAGAAGATGATACTGTAGAGAGAGAACTTGCTCTCATCAAAGTGACAGCCGATATGACGACAAGGGCCGAAATTATCCAGATTGCAAATATATTCAGGGCTCGAATTGTAGACGTTGCCCGCAATTCAATAACCGTTGAAGTAACTGGGGATGAAAGCAAGATACAGGCAATCGAAAAACTTCTCCGGCAGTTTGGTATCAAGGAAATGGCCCGAACAGGCAAAATTGCTCTGGTTCGCGGCCCAAAGAAGGTTTAA